In one Rhizobium leguminosarum genomic region, the following are encoded:
- a CDS encoding ABC transporter permease: MTNPVPSNILPGLRLRQRFPLLALILERFVLSIVLLFAVSILIFGGLEALPGDFATTYLGQSATPQAVANIRQDLGLNRPVTTRYVEWLGNAVQGDFGTSWASKNSVSEQIGKRLGNSLFLAGFAAVISVPLAVGLGMFSVHFRNRLPDKIINVISLAAISLPEFFIGYLLILFFAVKLGIATFPATVYDSMSFVERLKAIALPTATLVLVVLAHMMRMTRAAILSVMSSAYMETAELKGLSAFRSIVKHAAPNALAPIINVVALNLAYLIVGVVVVEVVFVYPGMGQYMVDAVTVRDMPVVQACGLIFAAVYIFLNMTADILAIVANPRLRHPR, translated from the coding sequence ATGACCAATCCTGTCCCGAGCAATATCTTGCCGGGCTTGAGGTTGCGGCAGCGTTTTCCGCTGCTTGCCCTCATCCTCGAGCGCTTCGTGCTCAGCATCGTGCTGCTTTTCGCCGTTTCCATTCTGATCTTCGGCGGGCTGGAAGCCCTGCCCGGCGATTTTGCCACCACCTATCTCGGCCAGTCGGCGACACCGCAGGCCGTTGCCAATATTCGTCAGGATCTCGGACTGAACCGTCCGGTAACGACGCGTTACGTCGAATGGCTCGGCAACGCCGTTCAGGGGGACTTCGGTACATCCTGGGCCAGCAAGAATTCGGTGAGCGAACAGATTGGCAAGCGCCTTGGCAATTCGCTCTTTCTGGCGGGTTTCGCCGCGGTGATATCAGTGCCGCTCGCCGTCGGCCTCGGCATGTTCTCGGTGCACTTTCGCAACCGCCTGCCGGACAAGATCATCAATGTGATCTCGCTTGCGGCGATCTCGCTGCCGGAATTCTTCATCGGCTACTTGCTCATCCTCTTCTTCGCCGTGAAGCTCGGCATCGCCACCTTTCCAGCGACCGTCTATGACAGCATGAGCTTCGTCGAGCGGTTGAAGGCGATCGCGCTGCCGACGGCGACCCTGGTGCTTGTCGTGCTCGCCCACATGATGCGGATGACGCGGGCCGCCATTCTCTCGGTGATGTCTTCCGCCTATATGGAGACCGCCGAGCTGAAAGGCCTCAGCGCCTTCCGCTCGATCGTCAAGCACGCCGCCCCCAACGCGCTGGCGCCGATCATCAACGTTGTCGCGCTGAATCTCGCCTATCTCATCGTCGGCGTCGTCGTTGTCGAAGTGGTCTTCGTCTATCCGGGCATGGGGCAATATATGGTCGATGCGGTCACCGTGCGCGACATGCCGGTCGTGCAGGCCTGCGGCCTGATCTTCGCGGCCGTCTATATCTTCCTCAACATGACGGCCGATATCCTGGCGATCGTCGCCAATCCCCGGCTGAGGCATCCGCGATGA
- a CDS encoding ABC transporter permease — translation MRLRDIPITAWIGMTGIAIAFIFALFAPWLAPYGETQVVGDVWQLPDDHYIFGLDNLGRDIFSRLIYGARTTLLVSSAATIISFSLGIILSFTAAVSRGIIDTVFSRFNDLMMSIPTLIFALVVLAVLPQNIIVLILVMAILDSTRVYRLGRAVALDVAVMEFVEAAKLRGEGKLWIIFREILPNTLSPLLAEFGLRFAFSILFLSTLSFLGLGIQPPAADWGGMVKDNKDGIIFGISAALVPGTAIAVLAVCVNLVVDWLLKRTSSLKGGRGDA, via the coding sequence ATGAGATTGAGAGACATCCCCATCACCGCCTGGATCGGCATGACCGGCATCGCCATTGCCTTCATCTTCGCGCTCTTTGCACCCTGGCTCGCCCCCTATGGCGAGACGCAGGTCGTCGGCGACGTCTGGCAGTTGCCGGATGATCACTATATCTTCGGCCTCGACAATCTCGGCCGCGACATCTTCTCGCGTCTGATCTACGGCGCGCGCACGACACTGCTGGTCTCGTCCGCCGCCACCATCATCTCCTTCTCCCTCGGTATCATCCTGAGCTTCACCGCTGCGGTTTCGCGCGGCATCATCGACACGGTGTTCTCGCGCTTCAACGATCTGATGATGTCGATCCCGACACTGATCTTCGCGCTGGTGGTTCTTGCAGTCCTGCCGCAAAACATCATCGTCCTGATCCTGGTGATGGCGATCCTCGATTCCACCCGTGTCTATCGTCTCGGCCGCGCCGTGGCGCTCGATGTCGCGGTGATGGAATTCGTCGAGGCGGCCAAGCTGCGCGGCGAAGGCAAGCTCTGGATCATCTTCCGCGAAATCCTGCCCAACACGCTGTCGCCTCTGCTTGCCGAGTTCGGGCTGCGCTTCGCCTTCTCGATCCTGTTCCTTTCGACGCTTTCCTTCCTCGGCCTCGGCATTCAGCCGCCGGCGGCCGATTGGGGCGGCATGGTCAAGGACAACAAGGACGGCATCATCTTCGGCATATCAGCCGCGCTGGTGCCGGGCACGGCGATCGCTGTGCTCGCCGTCTGCGTCAACCTCGTCGTCGACTGGCTCCTGAAACGTACATCCAGCCTCAAGGGAGGGCGCGGCGATGCCTGA
- a CDS encoding ABC transporter ATP-binding protein: MPELLSVRNLKIEATSYPPGEPPKRVTIVDGVSFDLEKGKVLGLIGESGAGKSTIGLSALAYGRGGAEITGGEVRLDGADILPLGKNGIRKIRGARVCYVAQSAAAAFNPAHRLGDQVIEASLKHGLMTREEARKRALYLFRVLGLPNPETFGERFAHQVSGGQLQRAMTAMALCSNPELIVFDEPTTALDVTTQIDVLAAIKHAIEETHTAALYITHDLAVVAQISDDIMVLRHGKQMEYGSVQQIIEAPREEYTRALVNVRQAYREEAADQSAALLKVENVSAEYSNGFKVLHDVSLHVPKGQTLAVVGESGSGKSSLARVITGLLPPSSGRIVFGGRPLMPGLKSRPNDDLRRIQLIYQMADTAMNPRQTVRDIIGRPLTFYYGLRGAEKTARVKELLDQIEMSNGFIDRYPAELSGGQKQRVAIARALAAKPELILCDEPTSALDPLVAEGILKLLLRLQEEEQLSYVFITHDIAIVRAIADSVAVMHRGRLVRFGPKSTALSPPFDDYTDLLLKSVPEMEIGWLERVLATRRMESAGH, encoded by the coding sequence ATGCCTGAGCTTCTTTCCGTTCGCAATCTCAAGATCGAAGCAACCAGCTATCCCCCCGGCGAACCGCCCAAGCGGGTGACGATCGTCGACGGGGTTTCCTTCGACCTGGAGAAGGGCAAAGTTCTCGGCCTGATCGGCGAATCGGGCGCCGGCAAGTCGACGATCGGCCTCTCGGCGCTGGCCTATGGCCGGGGTGGCGCCGAAATCACTGGCGGCGAAGTGCGGCTCGACGGCGCCGATATCCTGCCACTGGGGAAGAACGGCATCCGAAAAATTCGTGGCGCCCGGGTCTGCTACGTCGCGCAATCGGCCGCCGCCGCCTTCAATCCGGCGCACCGGCTTGGCGATCAGGTGATCGAAGCGTCGCTCAAACATGGGTTGATGACCAGGGAGGAGGCGCGCAAACGGGCGCTTTATCTGTTCCGCGTCCTCGGCCTACCCAATCCTGAAACCTTCGGCGAGCGCTTCGCCCATCAGGTCTCCGGCGGCCAGCTGCAGCGGGCGATGACGGCGATGGCGCTCTGTTCCAACCCCGAACTCATCGTCTTCGACGAGCCGACCACAGCCCTTGACGTCACCACGCAGATCGACGTGCTGGCGGCAATCAAACATGCCATCGAAGAGACGCACACGGCCGCCCTCTACATCACCCACGACCTTGCCGTCGTCGCCCAGATTTCCGACGACATCATGGTGCTGCGCCACGGTAAGCAGATGGAATATGGCAGCGTCCAGCAGATCATCGAAGCGCCGCGGGAAGAGTATACGCGTGCGCTCGTCAATGTCAGGCAGGCCTATCGCGAGGAGGCCGCCGACCAGTCTGCTGCACTTCTCAAGGTGGAAAATGTCAGCGCCGAATATTCCAACGGCTTCAAGGTGCTGCACGATGTCTCGCTGCACGTGCCGAAGGGGCAGACGCTTGCCGTCGTCGGCGAATCCGGTTCGGGCAAATCATCCCTGGCACGCGTCATTACCGGTCTGTTGCCGCCAAGCAGCGGACGCATCGTCTTTGGCGGCAGACCGCTGATGCCCGGCCTGAAGAGCCGGCCGAATGACGACCTCAGGCGCATTCAGCTGATCTACCAGATGGCCGATACGGCGATGAACCCGCGGCAGACGGTCCGTGACATCATCGGCCGCCCGCTGACTTTCTATTATGGCCTGAGAGGGGCTGAGAAAACTGCCCGGGTGAAGGAATTGCTCGACCAGATCGAGATGAGCAACGGCTTCATCGATCGTTACCCGGCCGAACTGTCCGGAGGACAGAAGCAGCGGGTGGCGATCGCCAGAGCCCTTGCCGCCAAGCCCGAGCTCATCCTCTGCGATGAGCCAACCTCGGCACTCGACCCGCTGGTGGCGGAGGGTATCCTCAAGCTGCTGCTCCGCCTGCAGGAAGAAGAACAGCTGTCCTATGTCTTCATCACCCATGACATCGCGATCGTCCGGGCGATCGCCGACAGCGTGGCGGTGATGCATCGCGGCAGACTGGTGCGCTTCGGCCCGAAATCGACGGCGCTGTCGCCGCCCTTCGACGACTACACCGATCTGCTTTTGAAATCCGTGCCGGAAATGGAAATCGGCTGGCTGGAACGTGTGCTTGCGACGCGGCGCATGGAGAGCGCCGGCCACTGA
- a CDS encoding carnitinyl-CoA dehydratase, with amino-acid sequence MSDHIRTRHDGGILEVVIDRPKANAIDLATSRALGLIFRDFRDDPVLRVAIVSGAGEKFFSAGWDLKAAASGDAVDGDYGVGGFGGLQELRDLNKPVICAVNGICCGGGLEIALSADLIIAAEHATFALPEIRSGTVADAASIKLPKRIPYHIAMDMLLTGRWLDVHEAHRWGFVNEVLPAERLMERAWELARMLASGPPLVYAAIKEIVREAEGSTFQTAMNKVTKRQFATVDRLYSSEDQLEGARAFAEKRNPIWKGQ; translated from the coding sequence TTGAGCGACCACATTCGCACACGACATGACGGCGGAATACTCGAAGTCGTCATCGACCGGCCGAAGGCGAACGCCATCGACCTGGCGACCAGCCGTGCCCTGGGATTGATCTTCCGGGACTTCCGCGACGATCCCGTTTTGCGTGTCGCCATCGTCTCGGGCGCGGGCGAGAAGTTTTTCTCTGCCGGATGGGACCTCAAGGCGGCTGCATCAGGCGATGCGGTCGACGGAGATTATGGCGTCGGCGGCTTTGGCGGGCTACAGGAGCTGCGTGATCTCAACAAGCCCGTCATCTGTGCGGTCAATGGCATCTGTTGCGGCGGCGGACTGGAGATCGCGCTCTCAGCCGACCTGATCATCGCCGCCGAACATGCGACCTTCGCGCTGCCGGAAATCCGCTCCGGTACGGTTGCGGATGCGGCCTCGATCAAGTTACCGAAGCGCATTCCTTATCATATCGCTATGGACATGCTTTTGACCGGACGCTGGCTCGACGTTCACGAGGCGCATCGCTGGGGCTTCGTCAACGAGGTCTTGCCGGCCGAGCGGCTGATGGAGCGAGCCTGGGAGCTTGCCCGCATGCTCGCCAGCGGGCCGCCGCTCGTCTATGCGGCCATCAAGGAAATCGTGCGCGAAGCGGAGGGCTCGACGTTCCAGACTGCCATGAACAAGGTCACCAAGCGGCAGTTTGCAACGGTCGACAGGCTCTATTCGAGCGAAGACCAATTGGAAGGCGCGCGGGCCTTCGCCGAGAAGCGAAACCCTATCTGGAAAGGACAATAA
- a CDS encoding ABC transporter substrate-binding protein, producing MNDYTKYLASRVTAGGLSRREFMGRAMAAGITLAVADKLFTESAEAAEPKRGGHLKLGLEGGAATDSKDPAKFLSQFMFCIGRCWGDMLVESDPLTGAAVPALAESWEPSKDAVTWTFKIRKGVKFHDGKEMTIDDVVATLKRHTDKKSESGALGVLGSIKEVKADGGNLVLTLSEGNADMPLLLSDYHLVIQPNGGVDDPLASIGTGPYKLTSFEAGVRATFEKNKDDWRSDRGYVDSIEVIGMNDATARIAALSSGQVHYINRVDPKTVNLLKRAPNVEILSTAGRGHYVFIMHCDKAPFDNNDLRLALKYAMDRETMVQKILGGYGKVGNDFPINSTYALFPEGIEQRVYDPDKAAFHYKKSGHSGSVLLRTSEVAFPGGVDAAVLYQESCKKAGIEIEVKREPGDGYWTNVWNVQPFSTSYWGGRPTQDQMYSTAYLSTADWNDTKFKRPDFDKLLLQARSELDEAKRKDLYRAMAMMVRDEGGVILPMFNDFVNASTKQVKGYVHDIGNDMSNGYVATRVWLDA from the coding sequence ATGAACGACTATACCAAATATCTCGCAAGCCGCGTCACCGCAGGCGGGCTCAGCCGCCGCGAATTCATGGGACGCGCCATGGCGGCGGGCATCACACTTGCCGTCGCCGACAAGCTCTTCACCGAAAGTGCCGAAGCCGCCGAACCGAAGCGCGGCGGCCACCTGAAGCTCGGCCTCGAAGGGGGTGCGGCCACCGATTCCAAGGATCCGGCGAAATTTCTGTCGCAGTTCATGTTCTGCATCGGCCGCTGCTGGGGTGACATGCTGGTCGAATCCGACCCGCTGACCGGTGCGGCCGTGCCGGCGCTCGCCGAATCCTGGGAGCCGTCGAAAGACGCGGTGACCTGGACCTTCAAGATCCGCAAGGGTGTCAAGTTTCACGATGGCAAGGAAATGACGATCGACGACGTCGTTGCGACGCTGAAGCGCCACACTGACAAAAAGTCTGAATCCGGGGCGCTCGGCGTTCTCGGCTCGATCAAGGAGGTCAAGGCTGACGGCGGCAATCTCGTGCTGACGCTCAGCGAAGGCAATGCCGACATGCCGTTGCTGCTCTCCGATTATCACCTGGTCATCCAGCCGAACGGCGGCGTCGACGATCCGCTCGCCTCGATCGGCACCGGTCCCTATAAGTTGACGAGCTTCGAGGCCGGCGTTCGCGCCACCTTCGAGAAGAACAAGGACGACTGGCGCAGCGACCGGGGTTACGTCGATTCGATCGAAGTCATCGGCATGAATGACGCGACCGCCCGCATCGCCGCACTGTCGTCCGGCCAGGTGCACTATATCAACCGCGTCGATCCGAAGACCGTCAACCTGCTGAAGCGCGCCCCCAACGTCGAGATCCTTTCGACGGCCGGCCGTGGCCATTACGTCTTCATCATGCACTGCGACAAGGCGCCGTTCGACAATAACGACCTGCGCCTGGCCCTCAAATACGCCATGGACCGCGAAACCATGGTGCAGAAGATCCTCGGCGGTTACGGCAAGGTCGGCAACGACTTTCCGATCAATAGCACCTATGCGCTATTCCCCGAGGGCATCGAGCAGCGCGTTTACGATCCTGATAAGGCCGCCTTCCACTACAAGAAATCGGGCCATAGCGGTTCGGTGCTTCTGCGAACCTCGGAAGTCGCCTTCCCCGGCGGCGTCGATGCCGCCGTCCTCTACCAGGAAAGCTGCAAGAAGGCCGGGATCGAGATCGAGGTCAAGCGTGAGCCGGGCGACGGCTACTGGACCAACGTCTGGAACGTCCAGCCCTTCTCGACCTCCTATTGGGGCGGCCGACCGACGCAGGACCAGATGTATTCCACCGCCTATCTCTCGACGGCGGACTGGAACGACACCAAGTTCAAGCGTCCTGACTTCGACAAGCTGCTGCTGCAGGCCCGCTCCGAACTGGATGAAGCCAAGCGCAAGGACCTGTACCGCGCCATGGCGATGATGGTGCGCGACGAGGGCGGCGTGATCCTGCCGATGTTCAACGACTTCGTGAACGCCTCCACCAAGCAGGTGAAGGGCTATGTCCATGATATCGGCAACGACATGTCGAACGGTTATGTCGCAACCCGCGTCTGGCTGGACGCCTGA
- a CDS encoding CocE/NonD family hydrolase produces the protein MGSRGFATIENEWITLKDGTRLAARIWMPDGAEQDPVPAVFEFLPYRKRDGTCLRDESTYPVFAAAGIAGVRVDIRGSGESDGVIDGEYTERELADACELIAWIAAQPWSNGSVGMMGISWGGFNSLQVAALRPPALKAVISIASTVDRYNDDIHYKNGCHLSAQLSWAATMLGYQSRAPDPALVGERWKEMWLERLAGEPFFMEEWLAHQRRDEFWRHGSISEDFSSVEIPTLVIAGWADGYRNTPLMAVEGLGDRAKALIGPWVHKYPHFAWPKPRTDFHGEAIAWWNKWLRGEDNGIDRLPQARAYILDGIRPAPRRDSDPGFWIAKDVWTPPRMQCFYVEQFGRLTEGMPIPHAPEHPIYVRSPLDAGTASGEYFTLKPDAEMAIDQRSDDAGSLVFDTMPLAGDCDYLGRPVLTLSLRPGAAGGNLCARLVDVHPDGTATRVAFGVVNLTHRDGNVDPKPLIPGETVSIRLALDACGYRFRKGHRIRLSLSTAYWPMILPPPEDKGIEIDMASLGLGLPVLGDHRRIEIEEPANPDPLPKYIEHAAAATKRQVVRDLSANRTEYRVHEDTGLHEHPQTGLSCRQLREEVWSISPDDPLSMTGLSTWTCDMRRPGWFVRTVATARIACTATDWIISAVVTAFEDDVQIFEKVFAEKRIPRDLM, from the coding sequence ATGGGCTCGCGCGGCTTCGCCACCATCGAGAATGAATGGATCACGCTGAAGGACGGAACGCGGCTTGCGGCGCGCATCTGGATGCCCGACGGCGCGGAACAGGATCCCGTTCCCGCCGTCTTCGAATTCCTGCCCTATCGCAAACGTGATGGAACCTGCCTCAGGGACGAGTCGACCTATCCGGTGTTTGCGGCCGCAGGCATTGCCGGCGTGCGCGTCGATATCCGGGGATCGGGAGAATCGGATGGCGTCATCGATGGCGAATATACCGAGCGTGAGCTCGCCGATGCCTGCGAGCTGATCGCCTGGATTGCCGCCCAGCCCTGGTCGAACGGCTCGGTCGGCATGATGGGCATCTCCTGGGGCGGGTTCAACAGCCTGCAGGTTGCGGCATTGCGCCCGCCAGCGCTGAAAGCTGTCATCTCGATCGCCTCGACCGTCGACCGCTACAATGACGATATCCACTACAAGAACGGCTGCCACCTCTCCGCCCAGCTCTCCTGGGCAGCGACGATGCTCGGCTACCAGTCGCGTGCCCCCGATCCGGCGCTGGTCGGCGAGCGCTGGAAGGAAATGTGGCTGGAGCGCTTGGCAGGCGAACCCTTCTTCATGGAGGAGTGGCTGGCCCACCAGCGGCGCGACGAATTCTGGCGTCACGGCTCGATCTCAGAGGATTTTTCAAGCGTCGAAATCCCAACGCTGGTGATCGCCGGCTGGGCCGATGGCTACCGCAATACGCCGCTGATGGCGGTCGAGGGCTTGGGCGATAGAGCCAAGGCGTTGATCGGCCCTTGGGTGCATAAATACCCGCACTTTGCCTGGCCGAAACCGCGTACGGATTTCCACGGCGAAGCGATCGCCTGGTGGAACAAATGGCTGCGTGGCGAGGACAATGGCATCGACCGCTTGCCGCAGGCCCGCGCCTATATTCTCGATGGCATCCGCCCGGCGCCACGCCGCGATAGCGATCCAGGTTTCTGGATCGCCAAGGATGTCTGGACGCCGCCGCGCATGCAATGCTTCTATGTCGAGCAATTCGGCAGGTTGACGGAGGGCATGCCGATCCCGCATGCGCCCGAGCATCCCATCTATGTGAGATCTCCCCTCGACGCCGGGACGGCATCCGGGGAATATTTCACGCTGAAGCCCGACGCCGAAATGGCGATCGATCAGCGTTCGGACGATGCCGGATCATTGGTCTTCGATACGATGCCGCTTGCTGGCGATTGCGACTATCTCGGCCGGCCGGTGCTGACACTTTCGCTACGCCCAGGCGCGGCGGGCGGCAATCTCTGCGCCCGGCTCGTCGACGTTCATCCGGATGGCACGGCAACGCGTGTCGCCTTTGGCGTCGTCAATCTCACCCACCGCGACGGCAATGTCGATCCCAAGCCGCTGATCCCAGGCGAGACGGTGTCGATCCGGCTCGCGCTCGACGCCTGCGGTTATCGCTTCCGCAAGGGGCATCGCATCCGTCTTTCGTTGTCCACGGCCTATTGGCCGATGATCCTTCCGCCGCCTGAGGATAAAGGGATCGAGATCGATATGGCATCGCTCGGCCTGGGGCTGCCGGTGCTCGGCGACCATCGCAGGATCGAAATAGAGGAACCGGCCAATCCCGATCCTCTGCCAAAATACATTGAGCATGCGGCGGCTGCGACGAAACGGCAGGTCGTCCGCGACCTGTCGGCCAACCGGACGGAGTATCGCGTCCACGAGGATACCGGACTACACGAACATCCGCAGACGGGCCTGTCGTGCCGGCAATTGCGCGAGGAAGTCTGGTCGATTTCACCGGATGATCCGCTGTCGATGACCGGCTTGTCGACCTGGACCTGCGACATGCGCCGCCCCGGCTGGTTCGTCCGCACCGTCGCCACGGCGCGAATTGCCTGCACTGCGACCGATTGGATCATCAGCGCCGTCGTCACCGCTTTCGAGGACGACGTGCAGATCTTCGAAAAGGTCTTTGCGGAAAAGCGGATCCCACGCGACCTGATGTGA
- a CDS encoding alpha/beta hydrolase, translated as MSAPSPAPTEKGILQFLEICDSFYPVDAVEASAEQQRHWYDALCARFDRPLPPEMIFADGMLQRIPIRRYRPRKIVTRTILLYLHGGGFVVGSLESHHAICAEIADFAGAELVSVDYRLAPEYRWPAQTDDGFTVLKHLLSANSKVVLIGDSAGGNLAAGLALRARNEGLSGLVGQVLIYPALGGDLRAGSYVEMAEAPGLTTADVAYYRDILQAPGGSEIAEPLQAASLAGLPPAFITVAHFDPLRDDGRHYAARLTAEGVEVWFREEPQMVHAWLRARHISDGAHDGFHAVCEAVRHFAAP; from the coding sequence ATGTCCGCTCCATCGCCTGCGCCCACCGAAAAGGGCATCCTGCAGTTTCTCGAGATTTGCGATAGCTTCTATCCCGTCGACGCGGTTGAAGCGTCAGCCGAGCAGCAGCGGCATTGGTACGACGCTCTTTGCGCCCGCTTCGACCGACCGCTGCCCCCGGAGATGATTTTTGCGGACGGCATGCTCCAGCGCATACCGATCCGGCGCTACCGTCCACGGAAGATCGTCACGCGGACTATCTTGCTCTATCTGCATGGCGGCGGCTTCGTTGTCGGTTCTCTCGAGAGCCACCATGCCATCTGCGCCGAGATAGCCGATTTTGCCGGCGCGGAACTTGTTTCCGTCGATTACCGGCTGGCCCCTGAATATCGCTGGCCGGCACAGACGGATGACGGCTTTACCGTGTTGAAGCATCTGCTTTCCGCCAACAGCAAGGTCGTGCTGATCGGCGACAGCGCCGGCGGCAATCTCGCGGCGGGCCTTGCATTGCGTGCACGCAACGAGGGCCTGTCCGGCCTCGTTGGCCAGGTCCTGATTTATCCCGCGCTCGGCGGGGACCTTAGGGCAGGCTCTTACGTCGAGATGGCCGAGGCCCCAGGGCTGACGACGGCGGATGTCGCCTATTACCGTGACATCCTGCAGGCGCCGGGAGGCAGTGAGATCGCCGAGCCGCTGCAGGCAGCCTCGCTGGCCGGGCTGCCGCCGGCCTTCATCACGGTCGCACATTTCGATCCTCTCCGCGACGACGGCCGGCACTATGCCGCCCGGCTCACCGCCGAGGGCGTCGAGGTCTGGTTCCGGGAGGAGCCGCAGATGGTGCATGCCTGGCTGCGCGCCCGCCACATCAGCGATGGCGCACACGATGGCTTCCATGCCGTCTGCGAGGCCGTCCGGCATTTCGCGGCGCCCTGA